One region of Mesobacillus boroniphilus genomic DNA includes:
- a CDS encoding SDR family oxidoreductase, whose protein sequence is MHVSELFSLKGKVAIVTGGGRGLGEQIAIGFAEAGANVVVCSRRVEACEEVSGKLKEIGVESLALKCDITNPEDVKNVVEQTAEKFGRIDILVNNSGASWGAPAEEMPLEAWQKVLNVNVTGTFLMSQAAGKVMLEQGSGKIINIASVAGLKGSNPKVMDAIGYNASKGAVITFTKDLAAKWGPRGIYVNAIAPGFFPTKMSKGLLEKGGKVILEGTPLRKFGSDTDLKGVAVFLAASASDYITGDVVIVDGGTHVL, encoded by the coding sequence ATGCATGTATCTGAACTATTTTCACTTAAAGGAAAAGTAGCGATTGTCACAGGCGGGGGCCGTGGCCTTGGAGAACAAATCGCTATTGGTTTTGCAGAAGCAGGTGCCAATGTGGTCGTTTGCTCACGACGAGTTGAAGCTTGTGAAGAAGTTAGCGGGAAGCTGAAGGAAATAGGTGTCGAATCCCTGGCTTTGAAATGTGACATTACAAACCCGGAAGATGTGAAAAACGTGGTAGAACAGACCGCAGAGAAATTCGGCAGAATCGATATCCTTGTCAATAACAGCGGAGCTTCCTGGGGCGCACCGGCTGAAGAGATGCCGCTTGAAGCATGGCAAAAAGTCTTGAATGTCAATGTGACAGGAACGTTCTTAATGTCACAGGCAGCTGGTAAGGTCATGCTTGAGCAAGGATCAGGAAAAATCATCAATATCGCTTCCGTTGCTGGGCTGAAGGGTTCCAACCCAAAGGTTATGGATGCCATTGGATATAACGCCAGCAAGGGAGCTGTCATTACTTTTACAAAGGACCTGGCAGCAAAATGGGGACCGCGCGGCATTTATGTCAATGCAATCGCACCTGGTTTCTTCCCGACAAAGATGTCGAAGGGTCTGCTTGAAAAAGGCGGTAAGGTCATTCTTGAGGGAACTCCGCTGCGTAAATTCGGCTCTGACACTGACCTTAAGGGTGTAGCAGTATTCCTGGCAGCATCAGCATCAGATTACATTACAGGTGATGTTGTCATTGTCGATGGCGGTACACACGTGCTTTAA